One Siniperca chuatsi isolate FFG_IHB_CAS linkage group LG3, ASM2008510v1, whole genome shotgun sequence genomic region harbors:
- the ccdc85al gene encoding coiled-coil domain containing 85A, like isoform X1: MEKATPPPQPQLQLSIAKTESPAEDISGLTDEELLKWTKEDLVRRLRRSESDKMSVILDHGNLIREVNRSLQLHLNEIRGLKDINQKLQEDNRELRDLCCFLDDDRQKGKRVSREWQRLGRYSASIMRKEVTLYLQKLKELELRQEEVIRENLELKELCLLLDEEKGVVGGVSGGGGSGGGGGVGVGGCRNSIDSQNSLLLVPGHGLLMRDVGDGSSTSSAGSADSSDHPHHKQPHLAAGVGGVGSGGEKGSPELVHKPRCSSISGTGGGGGGDREVSSPEHPAGRHRSTSLEYPYTLPQLCRPRCGSISVPDHSRVMRGLSPEKYGRNVGRRSPEQHPKHHSSDLLLGQRQHFLGQGGSGELYQRHHRSSISSTGCGSPEPRQAYLGSTEHHEKGCAVQGGSPETHRHQYSMSPDHVKFGSPVREGQRRPAGDELSPHHRSIYNGMNALISAGCCTNNCRNVKLWDSFDASS, translated from the exons ATGGAGAAAGCGACTCCGCCGCCCCAGCCTCAGCTCCAGCTGTCGATAGCGAAGACTGAAAGTCCAGCGGAAGACATCTCCGGTCTGACTGACGAGGAGCTGCTCAAGTGGACCAAGGAGGATCTGGTGCGGCGGCTGAGGCGGTCCGAGTCCGACAAGATGAGCGTGATTCTGGACCACGGGAATCTCATCCGAGAGGTCAATCGTAGCCTCCAGCTGCACTTGAACGAGATCAGGGGGCTGAAG gACATTAATCAGAAGCTGCAGGAGGACAACCGTGAGCTGCGGGACTTGTGCTGCTTCCTGGACGACGACCGCCAGAAAGGCAAACGTGTATCCAGGGAGTGGCAGCGCTTGGGACGTTACAGCGCCAGCATCATGCGCAAAGAGGTGACCCTCTACCTCCAGAAACTCAAGGAGCTGGAGCTTCGACAGGAGGAGGTAATCCGGGAGAATCTGGAGCTCAAGGagctctgcctgctgctggacgAGGAGAAGGGGGTGGTAGGTGGAGTAAGTGGCGGCGGAGGAagtggagggggagggggtgtAGGGGTGGGAGGTTGCCGCAACTCCATAGACAGCCAGAATAGTTTGCTGCTGGTGCCCGGGCATGGGCTCCTGATGAGAGACGTGGGGGACGGGAGCAGCACCTCCAGTGCAGGGAGTGCCGACAGCTCCGATCACCCTCACCATAAGCAGCCTCACCTGGCTGCAGGGGTGGGTGGAGTTGGTAGTGGTGGGGAAAAAGGGAGCCCTGAGCTTGTGCACAAACCCAGGTGTAGCAGCATCAGTGGaacaggaggtggaggtggaggagataGGGAGGTGTCCAGCCCTGAGCACCCTGCTGGGCGCCACCGGAGTACAAGCCTGGAGTACCCATACACCCTGCCCCAGCTCTGCCGGCCCCGCTGTGGCTCCATATCGGTGCCTGACCACAGTCGAGTCATGCGGGGCCTCAGCCCTGAAAAATACGGGAGGAACGTGGGCCGACGCAGTCCGGAGCAGCACCCCAAGCACCACAGCTCTGATCTCCTCCTGGGCCAGAGGCAGCACTTCCTGGGTCAGGGAGGCAGTGGTGAGCTCTATCAGAGGCACCACAGGAGCAGCATTAGCAGTACTGGCTGCGGGAGCCCAGAGCCCCGGCAGGCATATTTAGGGAGCACTGAGCACCATGAAAAGGGCTGCGCGGTCCAGGGAGGCAGTCCTGAAACTCATAGGCACCAGTACAGTATGAGCCCTGACCATGTGAAATTTGGCAGCCCTGTGAGAGAGGGGCAGAGGAGGCCGGCTGGAGACGAACTGTCGCCACATCATCGGAGCATCTACAATGGCATGAatg
- the ccdc85al gene encoding coiled-coil domain containing 85A, like isoform X3, translating to MDINQKLQEDNRELRDLCCFLDDDRQKGKRVSREWQRLGRYSASIMRKEVTLYLQKLKELELRQEEVIRENLELKELCLLLDEEKGVVGGVSGGGGSGGGGGVGVGGCRNSIDSQNSLLLVPGHGLLMRDVGDGSSTSSAGSADSSDHPHHKQPHLAAGVGGVGSGGEKGSPELVHKPRCSSISGTGGGGGGDREVSSPEHPAGRHRSTSLEYPYTLPQLCRPRCGSISVPDHSRVMRGLSPEKYGRNVGRRSPEQHPKHHSSDLLLGQRQHFLGQGGSGELYQRHHRSSISSTGCGSPEPRQAYLGSTEHHEKGCAVQGGSPETHRHQYSMSPDHVKFGSPVREGQRRPAGDELSPHHRSIYNGMNALISAGCCTNNCRNVKLWDSFDASS from the exons ATG gACATTAATCAGAAGCTGCAGGAGGACAACCGTGAGCTGCGGGACTTGTGCTGCTTCCTGGACGACGACCGCCAGAAAGGCAAACGTGTATCCAGGGAGTGGCAGCGCTTGGGACGTTACAGCGCCAGCATCATGCGCAAAGAGGTGACCCTCTACCTCCAGAAACTCAAGGAGCTGGAGCTTCGACAGGAGGAGGTAATCCGGGAGAATCTGGAGCTCAAGGagctctgcctgctgctggacgAGGAGAAGGGGGTGGTAGGTGGAGTAAGTGGCGGCGGAGGAagtggagggggagggggtgtAGGGGTGGGAGGTTGCCGCAACTCCATAGACAGCCAGAATAGTTTGCTGCTGGTGCCCGGGCATGGGCTCCTGATGAGAGACGTGGGGGACGGGAGCAGCACCTCCAGTGCAGGGAGTGCCGACAGCTCCGATCACCCTCACCATAAGCAGCCTCACCTGGCTGCAGGGGTGGGTGGAGTTGGTAGTGGTGGGGAAAAAGGGAGCCCTGAGCTTGTGCACAAACCCAGGTGTAGCAGCATCAGTGGaacaggaggtggaggtggaggagataGGGAGGTGTCCAGCCCTGAGCACCCTGCTGGGCGCCACCGGAGTACAAGCCTGGAGTACCCATACACCCTGCCCCAGCTCTGCCGGCCCCGCTGTGGCTCCATATCGGTGCCTGACCACAGTCGAGTCATGCGGGGCCTCAGCCCTGAAAAATACGGGAGGAACGTGGGCCGACGCAGTCCGGAGCAGCACCCCAAGCACCACAGCTCTGATCTCCTCCTGGGCCAGAGGCAGCACTTCCTGGGTCAGGGAGGCAGTGGTGAGCTCTATCAGAGGCACCACAGGAGCAGCATTAGCAGTACTGGCTGCGGGAGCCCAGAGCCCCGGCAGGCATATTTAGGGAGCACTGAGCACCATGAAAAGGGCTGCGCGGTCCAGGGAGGCAGTCCTGAAACTCATAGGCACCAGTACAGTATGAGCCCTGACCATGTGAAATTTGGCAGCCCTGTGAGAGAGGGGCAGAGGAGGCCGGCTGGAGACGAACTGTCGCCACATCATCGGAGCATCTACAATGGCATGAatg
- the ccdc85al gene encoding coiled-coil domain containing 85A, like isoform X2 has product MEKATPPPQPQLQLSIAKTESPAEDISGLTDEELLKWTKEDLVRRLRRSESDKMSVILDHGNLIREVNRSLQLHLNEIRGLKDINQKLQEDNRELRDLCCFLDDDRQKGKRVSREWQRLGRYSASIMRKEVTLYLQKLKELELRQEEVIRENLELKELCLLLDEEKGVVGGVSGGGGSGGGGGVGVGGCRNSIDSQNSLLLVPGHGLLMRDVGDGSSTSSAGSADSSDHPHHKQPHLAAGVGGVGSGGEKGSPELVHKPRCSSISGTGGGGGGDREVSSPEHPAGRHRSTSLEYPYTLPQLCRPRCGSISVPDHSRVMRGLSPEKYGRNVGRRSPEQHPKHHSSDLLLGQRQHFLGQGGSGELYQRHHRSSISSTGCGSPEPRQAYLGSTEHHEKGCAVQGGSPETHRHQYSMSPDHVKFGSPVREGQRRPAGDELSPHHRSIYNGMNALMPLLDPNLTS; this is encoded by the exons ATGGAGAAAGCGACTCCGCCGCCCCAGCCTCAGCTCCAGCTGTCGATAGCGAAGACTGAAAGTCCAGCGGAAGACATCTCCGGTCTGACTGACGAGGAGCTGCTCAAGTGGACCAAGGAGGATCTGGTGCGGCGGCTGAGGCGGTCCGAGTCCGACAAGATGAGCGTGATTCTGGACCACGGGAATCTCATCCGAGAGGTCAATCGTAGCCTCCAGCTGCACTTGAACGAGATCAGGGGGCTGAAG gACATTAATCAGAAGCTGCAGGAGGACAACCGTGAGCTGCGGGACTTGTGCTGCTTCCTGGACGACGACCGCCAGAAAGGCAAACGTGTATCCAGGGAGTGGCAGCGCTTGGGACGTTACAGCGCCAGCATCATGCGCAAAGAGGTGACCCTCTACCTCCAGAAACTCAAGGAGCTGGAGCTTCGACAGGAGGAGGTAATCCGGGAGAATCTGGAGCTCAAGGagctctgcctgctgctggacgAGGAGAAGGGGGTGGTAGGTGGAGTAAGTGGCGGCGGAGGAagtggagggggagggggtgtAGGGGTGGGAGGTTGCCGCAACTCCATAGACAGCCAGAATAGTTTGCTGCTGGTGCCCGGGCATGGGCTCCTGATGAGAGACGTGGGGGACGGGAGCAGCACCTCCAGTGCAGGGAGTGCCGACAGCTCCGATCACCCTCACCATAAGCAGCCTCACCTGGCTGCAGGGGTGGGTGGAGTTGGTAGTGGTGGGGAAAAAGGGAGCCCTGAGCTTGTGCACAAACCCAGGTGTAGCAGCATCAGTGGaacaggaggtggaggtggaggagataGGGAGGTGTCCAGCCCTGAGCACCCTGCTGGGCGCCACCGGAGTACAAGCCTGGAGTACCCATACACCCTGCCCCAGCTCTGCCGGCCCCGCTGTGGCTCCATATCGGTGCCTGACCACAGTCGAGTCATGCGGGGCCTCAGCCCTGAAAAATACGGGAGGAACGTGGGCCGACGCAGTCCGGAGCAGCACCCCAAGCACCACAGCTCTGATCTCCTCCTGGGCCAGAGGCAGCACTTCCTGGGTCAGGGAGGCAGTGGTGAGCTCTATCAGAGGCACCACAGGAGCAGCATTAGCAGTACTGGCTGCGGGAGCCCAGAGCCCCGGCAGGCATATTTAGGGAGCACTGAGCACCATGAAAAGGGCTGCGCGGTCCAGGGAGGCAGTCCTGAAACTCATAGGCACCAGTACAGTATGAGCCCTGACCATGTGAAATTTGGCAGCCCTGTGAGAGAGGGGCAGAGGAGGCCGGCTGGAGACGAACTGTCGCCACATCATCGGAGCATCTACAATGGCATGAatg